One Kazachstania africana CBS 2517 chromosome 5, complete genome DNA window includes the following coding sequences:
- the STE6 gene encoding ATP-binding cassette a-factor transporter STE6 (similar to Saccharomyces cerevisiae STE6 (YKL209C); ancestral locus Anc_1.527), whose product MVKILMKHRRHIFMNVDVKSDAILSLFVFIFTIASGLIPSISSILTGKVFDLLANILTMEKDELLSQLTVKSMSLMALGAATIPVMWLSISAWMSIGETQSFRIRRTILLSYLKKPMEWFDENDQLLGDFVQMHRCVEEVRSGSAEASAITFQNFVAIIALVCTSFYYSWSLTLIILCSSPLLIVLAAFFSRMIENFTKLENDETGIAAQSLTWSMNAAQLVKLYCTQDFEIKKFKEIVIRCNDYFINAWFYVSANTSILRFLSLAMFVQGFWFGSTMIKKNKMSVDQVITCFSSCLMLGSILNTTLPQIVLLQKAHVGLNRVQDFLEDKSEMATDRDRQTSINLDNVPISISFDAISFCYPSRPDDMVLKNISMNFDPNKTTFIVGKSGSGKSTMSNLLLKFYNGYNGCIKVNGVNVQSIDRHWITKNVTLVEQKCTLFNDTLRNNLLIGLSHISAAEDVDSRLQEACRFALLDNVIEKLPSGLDTKVGSGGVSLSGGQQQRVALARAYLRDTPVVILDEAISALDARNRRQLMENIRIWTRSKTAIILTHELNQILPSDFLYLMENGQIKEEGYQNELIENVESTFCKFFHLQNSNRESESLTTISSTTERSSSEKFIQTQCRKDATEVQEKLSKDLESSSSGSYTAEETVGTVKSNETLGSDIETHLKSTGNEDAEPIEITPLKTIICRMLRTVRYRKTLLLGVISAIIAGIANPVFSFTFSYLLDGIVPKVDGVGSSHYLLKWSVIVLCVAFTDGISTFLKSFSLGFVSENWIMDLRNKAMESITNKELEWFYKDENKSSELAALVLNDLRDLRSLISEFISAMSTFIVVSLAGLIWALTTGWKLSLVCIAMFPLIILFSAIYGSILQRYETTYKTTVADLENCVYEIMLGIKTIRCLQLEQHFIQRYSVLEARMKHIGRKRAIATGFGIAITTALVMCIEAILFYYGLKLVFIGEYTTMKMFKTFTLLLFTIMTCTSLINQIPDVTRGQRAASRIFRILDESDRFLEDSDEHGRTRGIPKNNSIKSIITINNLQFHYPSAESSNVFNRLNLQIADNQTVAVVAESGSGKSTLLYLLTRLYKVDFNSIFIDGTDINEWQLTSLRNLIAIVEQKPTLFEGSIRKNLIYGNKLEIMDMDIYDVLKQVGIFDFVTSLPNGIDTNVDTSLLSGGQAQRICIARALLRKSKILILDECTSALDAESAFVIQNLVKSGLPGVLTIAITHSEPMMRACGNVIVLQDGETAQQGTFDELYKPGNELHRIVIAHA is encoded by the coding sequence ATGGTGAAAATTCTAATGAAGCACAGGAGGCACATATTCATGAATGTAGATGTAAAATCAGACGCTATATTGTCactttttgttttcatcTTTACAATAGCAAGTGGGCTAATTCCATCTATATCTTCAATCCTTACTGGTAAAGTGTTTGATTTATTGGCAAATATTTTGACAATGGAAAAAGATGAACTGTTATCACAATTAACTGTCAAGTCGATGTCTCTAATGGCACTGGGTGCTGCAACTATCCCTGTTATGTGGCTCTCGATCTCTGCATGGATGTCGATCGGTGAAACACAAAGTTTTAGAATAAGAAGAACGATATTACTATCGTATCTAAAAAAGCCCATGGAATGGTTTGACGAAAATGATCAGTTGTTAGGTGATTTTGTCCAAATGCATAGATGTGTTGAAGAGGTAAGATCCGGCTCAGCAGAGGCCTCCGCTATCacctttcaaaattttgttgcaATTATTGCACTAGTATGTACGTcattttattattcttGGTCCTTAACTTTGATTATTTTATGCTCCTCCCCTCTTCTTATCGTGTTAGCtgctttcttttctagAATGATAGAGAACTTTACTAAGTTGGAGAATGATGAAACTGGTATCGCTGCCCAGTCACTTACGTGGTCCATGAATGCAGCCCAATTAGTAAAATTATATTGCACTCaggattttgaaattaaaaaatttaaggAAATTGTAATTCGTTGTAACGATTATTTTATCAATGCCTGGTTTTATGTGTCTGCAAACACCTCAATTTTGAGGTTTTTATCATTGGCTATGTTTGTGCAAGGCTTTTGGTTTGGTTCTACCATGATTAAGAAAAACAAGATGTCTGTTGATCAGGTTATTACTTGCTTTAGTTCATGTTTAATGTTAGGCTCAATATTAAATACAACTTTACCACAAATTGTGTTATTACAAAAGGCTCACGTAGGCTTAAATAGAGTTCAAGATTTTTTGGAGGATAAGTCAGAAATGGCTACCGACAGAGACAGGCAAACCTCAATCAATCTTGACAACGTACCTATTTCCATCAGCTTTGATGCTATCAGCTTTTGTTATCCAAGTAGGCCCGATGATAtggttttgaaaaatatatccATGAATTTTGACCCAAATAAGACTACTTTTATAGTTGGTAAATCAGGCTCTGGAAAATCAACAATGTCGAACCTTctactgaaattttataatgGGTACAATGGATGTATCAAAGTAAATGGCGTGAATGTCCAATCTATTGACCGACATTGGATTACTAAAAATGTTACACTAGTTGAACAAAAATGTACATTGTTTAATGACACACTCAGAAATAATCTTCTTATTGGGCTTTCTCATATATCTGCTGCTGAGGATGTTGATAGCCGCCTTCAGGAGGCTTGTAGATTTGCGTTATTAGATAACGTCATCGAAAAACTGCCCAGTGGGTTAGATACAAAAGTTGGTAGTGGAGGAGTATCGCTCAGCGGTGGCCAACAGCAAAGAGTTGCTTTAGCACGTGCCTATTTGAGAGATACACCTGTGGTCATACTAGATGAAGCGATTTCTGCTTTAGATGCAAGGAATCGCCGCCAATTAATGGAAAACATTAGAATCTGGACGAGGTCCAAAACTGCAATAATACTTACACATGAATTGAATCAGATTTTGCCTAGCGACTTCTTATACCTCATGGAGAATGGACAAATAAAGGAGGAAGGGTATCAAAATGAACTCATAGAAAATGTGGAAAGTACTTTTTGTAAGTTCTTTCACTTACAAAATAGCAACAGGGAATCTGAAAGCCTTACTACTATCTCATCGACTACTGAGAGAAGTTCatcagaaaaatttattcaaaccCAATGCAGGAAAGATGCTACTGAAGTACAAGAAAAACTATCCAAAGATCTGGAGTCGTCATCGTCAGGTAGCTATACAGCCGAAGAAACGGTAGGCACTGTAAAAAGCAATGAAACTCTTGGATCTGACATTGAAACCCATCTAAAATCAACAGGAAATGAGGATGCAGAGCCTATAGAAATCACCCCGTTAAAGACAATCATATGCCGCATGCTTAGAACGGTGAGATATAGAAAAACTCTATTACTTGGTGTCATTAGTGCAATAATAGCAGGTATAGCGAATCCAgtattttcatttacaTTCAGTTATTTATTGGATGGTATTGTTCCTAAAGTGGATGGAGTGGGTTCTTCGCATTATTTGCTAAAATGGTCAGTCATTGTCCTATGTGTTGCCTTTACAGATGGTATCTCCACCTTTTTGAAAAGCTTTAGTTTGGGTTTTGTGAGTGAAAACTGGATTATGGATTTGAGAAATAAGGCCATGGAGTCTATAACCAATAAAGAGCTGGAATGGTtttataaagatgaaaataagtCATCAGAACTAGCTGCTCTTGTTCTTAATGATTTAAGAGATTTAAGGTCATTGATTTCAGAATTTATATCTGCAATGAGCACATTTATTGTTGTTTCACTAGCTGGTTTGATTTGGGCCCTAACGACCGGCTGGAAATTGAGTTTAGTATGCATAGCTATGTTTCCTTTAATTATACTATTCTCTGCCATATATGGTAGTATATTGCAAAGGTATGAAACCACTTATAAGACAACAGTAGCtgatttggaaaattgCGTATATGAAATCATGCTGGGCATAAAAACTATTAGATGTCTACAACTAGAACAACATTTCATTCAGCGCTATTCGGTGCTAGAGGCTAGAATGAAACATATTGGCCGTAAAAGGGCAATTGCAACAGGATTTGGTATCGCTATCACCACCGCATTGGTGATGTGTATTGAGGCAATTCTATTTTACTATGGTCTGAAACTAGTATTCATTGGTGAATATACCacaatgaaaatgtttAAAACATTTACTCTTCTTTTATTTACTATTATGACATGTACAAGTTTGATAAACCAAATCCCGGACGTTACGAGGGGACAAAGAGCAGCTAGTAGAATCTTCAGAATACTTGATGAATCGGATCGCTTCTTGGAGGACAGTGATGAACACGGTAGAACGAGAGGcattccaaaaaataattcgataaaatcaattattaCAATAAACAACCTTCAGTTTCACTACCCTTCCGCTGAAAGCTCTAACGTATTCAACCGCCTCAACTTGCAAATAGCAGACAATCAAACAGTAGCAGTTGTTGCTGAGTCTGGTTCCGGGAAATCAACTTTGTTATATCTACTAACTAGGCTGTACAAAGTGGATTTTAATTCGATATTTATTGATGGGACAGATATAAATGAATGGCAACTAACCTCTTTGAGAAATCTAATTGCTATAGTTGAACAAAAGCCTACTCTATTTGAAGGATCTATCAGAAAAAATCTCATTTATGGAAACAAGCTTGAGATTATGGACATGGACATTTATGATGTGCTTAAACAAGTTGGgatatttgattttgtgACTTCACTGCCTAATGGGATTGATACAAATGTTGATACGAGTTTATTATCAGGGGGTCAAGCTCAGAGAATATGCATAGCCAGAGCTCTTCTACGTAAAAGCAAGATTTTAATTCTTGACGAGTGCACATCTGCATTAGATGCAGAGAGCGCATTTGTCATTCAGAATTTAGTGAAAAGCGGATTGCCTGGTGTCTTAACCATTGCCATCACACATAGTGAGCCAATGATGAGAGCATGTGGGAATGTTATCGTCCTACAAGATGGAGAGACTGCTCAACAAGGTACTTTTGACGAACTATATAAGCCTGGTAACGAGCTACATCGAATCGTTATAGCTCATGCATAA